The genomic window ggctgcgctgggggtcgcgtggtgtccagaggctgcgctgggggtcgcgtggtgtccagaggctgcgctgggggtcgcgtggtgtccagaggctgcgctgggggtcgcgtggtgtccagaggctgcgctgggggtcgcgtggtgtccagaggctgcgctgggggtcgcgtggtgtccagaggctgcgctgggggtcgcgtggtgtccagaggctgcgctgggggtcgcgtggtgtccagaggctgcgctgggggtcgcgtggtgtccagaggctgcgctgggggtcgcgtggtgtccagaggctgcgctgggggtcgcgtggtgtccagaggctgcgctgggggtcgcgtggtgtccagaggctgcgctgggggtcgcgtggtgtccagaggctgcgctgggggtcgcgtggtgtccagaggctgcgctgggggtcgcgtggtgtccagaggctgcgctgggggtcgcgtggtgtccagaggctgcgctgggggtcgcgtggtgtccagaggctgcgctgggggtcgcgtggtgtccagaggctgcgctgggggtcgcgtggtgtccagaggctgcgctgggggtcgcgtggtgtccagaggctgcgctgggggtcgcgtggtgtccagaggctgcgctgggggtcgcgtggtgtccagaggctgcgctgggggtcgcgtggtgtccagaggctgcgctgggggtcgcgtggtgtccagaggctgcgctgggggtcgcgtggtgtccagaggctgcgctgggggtcgcgtggtgtccagaggctgcgctgggggtcgcgtggtgtccagaggctgcgctgggggtcgcgtggtgtccagaggctgcgctgggggtcgcgtggtgtccagaggctgcgctgggggtcgcgtggtgtccagaggctgcgctgggggtcgcgtggtgtccagaggctgcgctgggggtcgcgtggtgtccagaggctgcgctgggggtcgcgtggtgtccagaggctgcgctgggggtcgcgtggtgtccagaggctgcgctgggggtcgcgtggtgtccagaggctgcgctgggggtcgcgtggtgtccagaggctgcgctgggggtcgcgtggtgtccagaggctgcgctgggggtcgcgtggtgtccagaggctgcgctgggggtcgcgtggtgtccagaggctgcgctgggggtcgcgtggtgtccagaggctgcgctgggggtcgcgtggtgtccagaggctgcgctgggggtcgcgtggtgtccagaggctgcgctgggggtcgcgtggtgtccagaggctgcgctgggggtcgcgtggtgtccagaggctgcgctgggggtcgcgtggtgtccagaggctgcgctgggggtcgcgtggtgtccagaggctgcgctgggggtcgcgtggtgtccagaggctgcgctgggggtcgcgtggtgtccagaggctgcgctgggggtcgcgtggtgtccagaggctgcgctgggggtcgcgtggtgtccagaggctgcgctgggggcggagtcgcgtggtgtccagaggctgcgctgggggcggagtcgcgtggtgtccagaggctgcgctgggggcggagtcgcgtggtgtccagaggctgcgctgggggtgggtgtcgcgtggtgtccagaggctgcgctggggtcacgtggtgtccagaggctgggcggggtcgcgtggtgtccagaggctgggCGGGGTCGCGTGGTGCCCAGAGGCTGGGCGGGGGTCGCGTGGTgcccagaggctgcgctgggggtggagtggcgtggtgtccagaggctgcgctgggggtggggtcacgtggtgtccagaggctgcgctggggtcgcgtggtgtccagaggctgggcggggtcgcgtggtgtccagaggctgggcggggtcgcgtggtgtccagaggctgcgctgggggtggagtggcgtggtgtccagaggctgcgctgggggcggagtcgcgtggtgtccagaggctgcgctgggggtggggtcacgtggtgtccagaggctgggCTGGGCTCACCTGCAAAGAATGCACAAATGCGGCAAAAATCTGCGCTACAGTTGATTctgttcagtaggaaactggacGGGGTCGTgcggtgtccagaggctgcgctgggggtggACGAACAGACAGCAGAGTCactgattgtgatgtcacaggacaggccTTAAAGGGCCAGTAACACCATAGAGGAGCGGCAAATATCACATGTCCCCCATAGAGGGCGCCGTGGCTGCTGATTTCACATATCGCTACGTACATGAATAAACAAATTTTATATTATACATGATAAATGGCACATAAAATATCTGAATATACAGGAATAACCAATGACCTATCAGGAGCTGCCACAGGGGGCGCTATTTCCCAAACTCCACAACGCACCAGgatatataaaaagtgtaaaagctCAAAAAAGGAAGATTTACCCAAAAATGATAAAGCCCCCCGATCCCCTcactggggttacatagataagCCCTAATTGGGAGGGGTCACCTggggctcccagcatgccccaacagggAGAGGGGGGGCGGTGTGGTCTACGTTCTGCTCCCCACAATCTGCAGCAGGTTGAGGAAGATGTAGACGATGTCCGTGTAGATCTTCATGGCGCCATAGACGTATTCCTCCGGACTGATGGTCTGCTTCCGATTCCCAATCACCAGCTGAGTGTCATAcgccaaaaactgccagagaggGAAGGTATACGTCACGCACGGTATAGAATGGTGTATACGTCACGCACGGTATAGAATGGTGTATACGTCACGCACGGTATAGAATGGTGTATACGTCACGCACGGTATAGAATGGTGTATACGTCACGTACGGTATAGAATGGTGTATACGTCACGTACGGTATAGAATGGTGTATACGTCACGCACGGTATAGAATGGTGTATACGTCACGCACGGTATAGAATGGTGTATACGTCACGCACGGTATAGAATGGTGTATACGTCACGCACGGTATAGAATGGTGTATACGTCACGCACGGTATAGAATGGTGTATACGTCACGCACGGTATAGAATGGTGTATACGTCACGCACGGTATAGAATGGTGTATACGTCACGCACGGTATAGAATGGTGTATACGTCACGCACGGTATAGAATGGTGTATACGTCACCGTACGGTATAGAATGGTGTATACGTCACCTTACGGTATAGAATGGTGTATACGTCACGCACGGTATAGAATGGTGTATACGTCACGCACGGTATAGAATGGTGTATACGTCACCTTACGGTATAGAATGGTGTATACGTCACCTTACGGTATAGAATGGTGTATACGTCACGCACGGTATAGAATGGTGTATACGTCACGCACGGTATAGAATGGTGTATACGTCACGCACGGTATAGAATGGTGTATACGTCACGCACGGTATAGAATGGTGTATACGTCACCGTACGGTATAGAATGGTGTATACGTCACCTTACGGTATAGAATGGTGTATACGTCACCTTACGGTATAGAATGGTGTATACGTCACCTTACGGTATAGAATGGTGTATACGTCACCGTACGGTATATAATGGAGTATACGTCACCTTACGGTATATAATGGTGTATACGTCACCGTACGGTATAGAATGGTGTATACGTCACGCACGGTATAGAATGGTGTATACGTCACGCACGGTATAGAATGGTGTATACGTCACGCACGGTATAGAATGGTGTATACGTCACGCACGGTATAGAATGGTGTATACGTCACGCACGGTATAGAATGGTGTATACGTCACGCACGGTATAGAATGGTGTATACGTCACCTTACGGTATAGAATGGTGTATACGTCACGCACGGTATAGAATGGTGTATACGTCACGCACGGTATAGAATGGTGTATACGTCACGCACGGTATAGAATGGTGTATACGTCACGTACGGTATAGAATGGTGTATACGTCACGCACGGTATAGAATGGTGTATACGTCACGCACGGTATAGAATGGTGTATACGTCACGCACGGTATAGAATGGTGTATACGTCACGCACGGTATAGAATGGTGTATACGTCACGCACGGTATAGAATGGTGTATACGTCACCGTACGGTATAGAATGGTGTATACGTCACCTTACGGTATAGAATGGTGTATACGTCACCTTACGGTATAGAATGGTGTATACGTCACCTTACGGTATAGAATGGTGTATACGTCACCTTACGGTATAGAATGGTGTATACGTCACGTACGGTATAGAATGGAGTATACGTCACCGTACGGTATATAATGGAGTATACGTCACCGTACGGTATATAATGGAGTATACGTCACCTTACGGTATATAATGGTGTATACGTCACCGTACGGTATAGAATGGTGTATACGTCACGCACGGTATAGAATGGTGTATACGTCACGCACGGTATAGAATGGTGTATACGTCACGCACGGTATAGAATGGTGTATACGTCACGCACGGTATAGAATGGTGTATACGTCACGCACGGTATAGAATGGTGTATACGTCACGCACGGTATAGAATGGTGTATACGTCACCTTACGGTATAGAATGGTGTATACGTCACGCACGGTATAGAATGGTGTATACGTCACGCACGGTATAGAATGGTGTATACGTCACGCACGGTATAGAATGGTGTATACGTCACGTACGGTATAGAATGGTGTATACGTCACGCACGGTATAGAATGGTGTATACGTCACGCACGGTATAGAATGGTGTATACGTCACGCACGGTATAGAATGGTGTATACGTCACGTACGGTATAGAATGGTGTATACGTCACGTACGGTATAGAATGGAGTATACGTCACCGTACGGTATATAATGGAGTATACGTCACCGTACGGTATATAATGGAGTATACGTCACCTTACGGTATATAATGGTGTATACGTCACCGTACGGTATAGAATGGAGCATACGTCACCGTACGGTATAGCGTGGAGAATACGTCACCGTACGGTATAGAGTGGAGAATACGTCACCGTACGGtatagaatggtgtatacatgACCTTACGGTATATAATGGTGTATACGTCACCGTACGGTATAGAATGGAGCATACATCACCGTACGGTATAGAATGGTGTATACGTCACCGTACGGAATAGAATGGTGTATACGTCACCGTACGGTATAGAATGGAGCATACGTCACCGTACGGTATAGAATGGAGCATACATCACCGTACGGTATAGAGTGGAGAATACGTCACCGTACGGTATAGAATGGAGCATACATCACCGTACGGTATAGAGTGGAGAATACGTCACCGTACGGTATAGAATGGTGTATACGTCACCGTACGGTAAAGAATGGTGTATACGTCACCGTACGGTATAGAATGGTGTATACGTCACCGTACGGTATAGAATGGTGTATACGTCACCGTACGGTATAGAATGGTGTATAAGTCACCGTACGGTATAGAATGGAGAATACGTCACAGTACGGTATAGATTGGAGAATACGTCACAGTACGGTATAGAATGGAGAATACATCACCGTACGGTATAGAATGGTGTGTAAGTCACCATACCGTATAGAATGGTGTATACGTCACCGTACGGtatagaatggtgtatacatCACCGTACGGTATATAATGGAGAATACGTCACAGTACGGTATAGAATGGAGAATACGTCACCGCACGGTATAGAATGGTGTGTAAGTCACCGTACCGtatagaatggtgtatacatCACCGTACGGTATATAATGAAGAATATGTCACCGTACGGTATAGAAAGGTGTATTCGTCACAGTTCGGTATAGAATGGTGTATACGTCACCGTACGGtatagaatggtgtatacatCACCGTACGGTATAGAACGGTGTATACGTCACCGTACGGTCTATAATGGAGTATACGTCATCGTACGGTATAGAATGGTGTATACGTCACCGTACGGTATATAATGGAGAATACGTCACCGTACGGTATAGAATGGTGTATGTCACCGTACGGTATAGAATGGAGAATACGTCACCGTACGGTATAGAATGGAGAATACGTCACCGTACGGTATATAATGGAGTATATGTCACCGTACGCTATATAATGGAGTATACGTCACCGTACGCTATATAATGGAGTATACGTCACCGTACAGGAATATAATGATGTATacatcactgtacagtatataatgatgtatacatcactgtacagtatacaataGACCCATGATAAGTATCGGGTCACAATAATACTTACCAGAGTAAAGACAATGGCCCCGATGGCGGCGTACAGCATGTGAAGCCAATATATCTGCCAGAGACACAGAAACAAAACATCAGCTCTTCCCACCCGATAACATGGAGGTATTACAACGGCCTGGCGATCACCTGACATATAAGGGGCGGTCATCGCAGGTTTAACAATTCACATCTATTAGTAATGGAGGCGGCGGGGGAGGGGATCAGAGTCAGCGCAGGCACCGCTAGAACGTTCCGGACTTCACCTCTTCATTAAAGACACATTTAAGGCAGCGTCATATTCTGCTGCGCAGTttgtcccattgactttaattggtaggaaaatacacagcagaatACGGCGTCAGGATCAGGTGCGATCGGCAGGATCAGGTGCGATCGGCAGGATCAGGTGCGATCGGCAGGATCAGGTGCGATCGGCAGGGTCAGGTGCGATCGGCAGGGTCAGGTGCGATCGGCAGGGTCAGGTGCGATCGGCAGGGTCAGGTGCGATCGGCAGGGTCAGGTGCGATCGGCAGGATCAGGTGCGATCGGCAGGATCAGGTGCAATCAGCAGGATCAGGTGCGATCGGCAGGATCAGGGGGCGATCAGCAGGATCAGCCACTCGCAGGTCACAGGGATGAGTGGCCCTGCCCCCTTATGTTCTGCACCAtagtcacaattagagatgagcgaacttacagtaaattcgatttgtcacgaacttttcggctcagcagttgatgacttttcctgcgtaaatgagttcagctttcaggtgctccggtggctggagactctttcctaggactgtatccaccttttccagccaccggagcaccagaaagctgaactcatttacgcaggaaaagtcatcaactgccgagccgagaagttcgtgacaaatcgaatttactgtaagttcgctcatctctagtcacaatctCTCATTTCTATATGTTTTCATACTCACATATTTAAATGCCAGGACGATGGCGGTGACGATGCCGGTGATGAAGAGGACGATTCCCAGCACGGAGAACAATCCGGCGCAAGAGGTGAAGTCCACCTATCAGGAGAAGAAGAGCCAGTCACATGACAAACCAGACACCATTCCCTGAACTTTCCTAAAGCTCTAAACGATAGCGGCCTTTATCCTCACCCAGTCAGACAGCCGCAATCTCTCCTCACCCAGTCAGACAGCCGCCATCTCTCCTCACCCAGTCATCTCTCCTCACCCAGTCAGACAGCCGCCATCTCTCCTCACCCAGTCAGACAGCCGCCATCTCTCCTCACCCAGTCATCTCTCCTCACCCAGTCAGACAGCCGCCATCTCTCCTCACCCAGTCAGACAGCCGCCATCTCTCCTCACCCAGTCATCTCTCCTCAGCAAGTCAGGCAGCCGCCATCTCTCCTCAGCAAGTCAGGCAGCCGCCATCTCTCCTCAGCAAGTCAGGCAGCCGCCATCTCTCCTCAGCAAGTCAGGCAGCCGCCATCTCTCCTCAGCAAGTCAGGCAGCCGCCATCTCTCCTCAGCAAGTCAGGCAGCCGCCATCTCTCCTCAGCAAGTCAGGCAACCGCCATCTCTCCTCAGCAAGTCAGGCAGCCGCCATCTCTCCTCAGCAAGTCAGGCAGCCGCCATCTCTCCTCACCCAGTCAGACAGCCACCATCTCTCCTCACCCAGTCATCTCTCCTCAGCAAGTCAGGCAGCCGCCATCTCTCCTCACCCAGTCATCTCTCCTCACCCAGTCATCTCTCCTCACCCAGACAGGCAGCGGCCATCTCTCCTCACCCAGACAGGCAGTGGCCATCTCTCCTCACCCAGACAGGAAGTGGCCATGTCTTTTCACCCAGTCAGGCAGCGGCCATCTCTCCTCACCCAGTCATCTCTCCTCACCCAGACAGGCAGCGGCCATCTCTCCTCACCCAGACAGGCAGTGGCCATCTCTCCTCACCCAGACAGGCAGCGGCCATCTCTCCTCACCCAGACAGGCAGTGGCCATGTCTTTTCACCCAGTCAGGCAGCGGCCATCTCTCCTCACCCAGTCATCTCTCCTCACCCAGTCAGACAGCGGCCATCTCTCCTCACCCAGTCATCTCTCCTCACCCAGACAGGCAGCGGCCATCTCTCCTCACCCAGACAGGCAGTGGCCATCTCTCCTCACCCAGACAGGCAGTGGCCATCTCTCCTCACCCAGACAGGCAGCGGCCATCTCTCCTCACCCAGACAGGCAGTGGCCATCTCTCCTCACCCAGACAGGCAGTGGCCATCTCTCCTTACCCAGACAGCGGCCATCTCTCCTCACCCAGACAGGCAGCGGCCATCTCTCCTCACCCAGACAGGCAGTGGTCATCTCTCCTCACCCAGTCAGACAGCGGCCATCTCTCCTCACCCAGACAGCGGCCATCTCTCCTCACCCAGACAGGCAGCTGCCATCTCTCCTCacccagtcatctctcctgacccAGTCAGGCAGCCGCCATCTCTCCTCACCCAGTCAGGCTGCCGCCATCTATCCCCAACGCCGATGCTGATTGTTTATCTATAATTATTGGTGACACATATACAGCCGCCTTAAAGGGATTGTACAGAATTCAACAAACATGGCTATCTTCTTCAGTAAACGGTGCCACCCCTGTCCATAGGTTGTCTCAGGTACTGCAgctccattgaagttaatgggactgagctgcaatacaacaCATCACCTGTCAATAAAATGTGGCGCTGTGTTAGGTCACGACCTGGACGTCCCCTCGTAGTAGAAAAGAATAAGATACGGGAGGAGATTACTAGACCGCGGAGGCTGTGGGGGGTACAGACTCCGGAACATGTCTCACCTTAGTCTGGAAACAGAAGATGGTGACAGCGATGGTGACGATGGCCGTGATGCCCATGCAGATCAGAACCGCCCGTGAACTGTAGAAACTggagaaaaaaatcattattaCCCACAATCCCCAAATTCATTACTGGATTCAGCCAGCAGGGTAAAGAATGGATGAGTTCATCCTGGTTGCCATAGCAATATCTATTGTCCTTCCTGGCTAGAAGTCCCGGATGATCAGCTGATCAGGATTGACCTGGATCTCCAGTGATTACGTGTCTAATTTACtacagtgccccacaggtgacatAAGGCATTACACTAACGCAGGGGAGGAAACGGTCCAGCGTCACAATGACAAAGCGAAAGGAAACACCCTCCATGTTTTACACTGCTGTCTCCTCTCACTGGACGGATGATTTATACTCGGGTGACCCCAGATTTTTTTCCACCGCAATATCAAGGTGCATCAATCAGCAGACAGGAAAgatctattaaaagatcttctcACCCCAATAAtaagatttagatctggactcattgctgacacttcagaactctcctttGTTGtcgtccatttctggggctttttgacgtatgtttggggtcattatcctgctggaagacccaagatctcggacacaaacccagctttctgacactgggctgtacagtgcgacccaaaatccattggtaatcctcagatttcatgatgtcttgtacacattcaaggcccccagtgccagaggcagcaaaacaacccaaaacatcactgacctccaccatatgtcactgtaggtactgaagGGAATAGAAGCACAGAAAATGCAGGGTTTCTGCCTCCCAAGCGCTCCTGTGTAAATAAGTCAGGATGCCAATGGAtacacaggattttttttattatattcgtACGTAAAAGGTACaa from Hyla sarda isolate aHylSar1 unplaced genomic scaffold, aHylSar1.hap1 scaffold_1163, whole genome shotgun sequence includes these protein-coding regions:
- the TMBIM1 gene encoding protein lifeguard 3; the protein is MSFMTGTIASFYSSRAVLICMGITAIVTIAVTIFCFQTKVDFTSCAGLFSVLGIVLFITGIVTAIVLAFKYIYWLHMLYAAIGAIVFTLFLAYDTQLVIGNRKQTISPEEYVYGAMKIYTDIVYIFLNLLQIVGSRT